CGTCCACCTGATGGAACGCAAAGGTCTTCGCCTGAGGATCCCAGACACCGGCCCACAGCGTCCCTTCCAGCATATTGGTGATATGGACCACCGGTGGGTCGGACTTGGGCGAAAACATAATTTCCACCGGTGCGGATTTCGCGGGAGAGGGCTTCGCCGCAAGCTTGTGCGTGGACAGCACCCTCCCGCTGCTCGCTTCCAACACCGTCACGGTCTCGCCCGCTTCCGTCATGTTATCCGGCTTCACCGTACTCGTGACGAGCACCCGGTCGATACCGTTATGGATCGCGATCCCGTGCGGATAGAGGATAAAGGCCTCGGCGGGTGGAGCGGCGCTCACGGTTTTCAACGGCTGATCCTTCACGGCATCGCCGATAATCACGTTGCTCGATCCCATACAGGTCAGGTACCAGGTGCGGTTGTCCTCGGAAACCACCAAGTCTTCCAGCACCTGGCACTCGGGCACGTTGATGGCGCGGAGCCGGTAGGGGAAACGGGTGAGGTCCACGACATGGAGCACCGGTTTGCCGAGCGCCGTGATGTACGCCTTGGTCCGATCGCGATTGAAGAAGATATGGTGGGCCACCAGGTCGGGCGGTAGAGGCACCTCCATTAAAATTTTTCCAAAGTCAGCCGACTGAGGATCGATGTCCATGATCGCAATGCCTTCACGCCGGACCGGCTGATTCGGCTTGCTCTCATAGTTCAAAAGGGCGAGGATCTCCGCCGCGGCGAGCGAGGCGGAAGACAAGAGGAGCACAAGACAAATGGCGAAGAGACGATAGGCACCCATAGGTCCCTCCTCAAGATGATAAGGGGGCCGACCCCGTTCTGTGTTTCATCGTATATCCCTTTGACGCTCTTTCCTTCTTCTAAGGTCAAGACCTCTGGGTGTCCGACTGAATGGAACAATAAGGTAAATCAGGCACTCAGCGTCCCTTGATCGCTGTCCGGTTTCTGTTGTTCCAGTTTCGCATATCCACCCCAGGAAGCTGGCGCACTATCTGTCACGTGTCATCCTTTGTCAAGACACCACGTTCGCGGACAGACGGTGCGGCCGAGCGGTCTAGCCGGCCATCAAGTTCCAACGTGGCAGGTGAGCGCGGCGGCTGACACGCCCGCGCATCCTTTCACTACGAGCCGCCGATCGGCACATCTCTGGATTCTGGGAATCCGCCGGACGACCGGCCAAGATCAGATTGTCGGGCTCTTCCGGAAATTGTGGATCCAACCTGGGGGCCGGGTCGGGCTGCGTCACGAATCGCGGAGGCGCGCGCAATATCTCGCGAGCCTCACCAGAGCTTCGCCGTCAACCAGGCCATCACTCGGCTTCCGATCACCTCGCCCAGGGGATGCTCTCTGTGCCGGTCATTCAGGGCGTTGAAGGCCGAGACAGCCAGCTCGACTTTTTCACGCCAGAAACGGTAGGCCACTCGCAGATTCAGGAGATTGTAGCTGCCGACCCGTCCGTCCGGGACCACGGCGCTGAAGTGGGCCAGGGTCGCGAAGGTGGGGTCGATCGGATAGACGGCGGCTCCGTAATGGTGCCACAGCGCCTCGGCGCTGATCCCATTGGCCCATTCGGCGCGCAGGCCCGCGTTGACTTTGAACCGTGGGGCCCCGCGCTGCGCGCGGGTCGTGAAGGTCTGCCCGACTTCCTGATAGGCGTAGTTTGCAAAGCCGGTCAGCCACGACGTCGCCAGAAACTCGACGCCCGCCTCCCCGCCGTAGATGTCGGCCTCGCCCTCGTTGATATTGACAGCGGTCGTGGCCGTCGGGGTGCGCACCGCAATCAGGTCGGAGATGTGATTGAGAAATAGATCCGCCCGCAGCCTGAGCCGGTGTCGCAGGAACCAGCCTTGATAGCCGACCTCGTAGGACACGATTTGCTCGGGATTGAGATTCGAGGTGGGCACTCCGGTCGTCACGACCGGCCCGGGGAGAACCGCGCGGGTATCGAGGTGCGTCTCCAGCAAGGTCGGAGGTCGATACGCCACCGACAGCGTGGCGCGGAACGTATGATCGGGGATGGGCGTGTACAGCAGGGAGACGCGCGGGCTCACCGTGGGGTTGATCTCCGTATGGAGATCGTAACGGATCCCGGTTACCAGCCGGACAGGCCGGGCGAGCTGCCATTCGCCCTGGAGATACACGCCCAACCGGTCTTCCCGGCCGTACCGGTCGATGATGTTGCTCGAGAGGGAATTGTGGCGGTAATTCACGCCGTAGGTGAGGCGGTGCCCCCCGCCCACCTCGACCGCGTGCTGTGCTTCGACATTGTAGGAGTTGTTGACGAAGGCGCCGATGGGCCGGCCGTCACGATCCGTGAGCACGAATAGGCCGGCGAGCCCCGGGTGGGTCCTGAAGTCCGCGGCCGTGTCGAATTCCCGCCACCACGCCCGGACGAAAAAATTCCGCCGTTCATAGCCGATGTTCGCGTATCCGTCGGTGAACTTGCCGTTCAGCCCGACTCGATCGGTGACCGGCCCGTCAAATCGGTTGGCGTCGACCAGTCCTCCCGAAACCACCAGCCGCGAGGCCTCGTCGAGCGCATACTCGGTATGGACGTTGAATTTATACGCTCGAAAGGCGAGCGCATGGCGGTCGTCCCACTGCTGGGTCTGATCTTCGCCGATCGAGAGGCGGTAGCCGAGCTTGCCCTGGGTGCCGGCGTGGATCGCGGCGCCGGTCAGCGTGCCGAACTCGCCGCCGCCGACCTGCAAGGTTGTGCCTTTAATCTCTTCCGGCGATTTCGTGATGATGTTGACGACGCCGTCAAAGGCATTGAACCCATACAGCGCCTCGATCGGCCCTTTCACCACCTCGATGCGCTTGATCTCCGGCAGCGTCACCGGGATGGTCTTCCAGAACACCGAGCCCTGCACGTCCACGTAGATCGACCGCCCGTCGACGAGCACCAACAGCTTGTTGGCGAAGACCTGGTTATCCCCGCGGGCGCTGACGTTGAAATCCGCCCCCGTCATTTGCATCACTTCCAGGCCCGGCACGCGGCGAAGCAGGGTCGGGAGATCCACGGCGCCGGAATGGCGGATATCTTCGTCGGTGATCACGTACACATTGGAGGGCGCCTGAGAGATCGGCTGCTCGTGACGGATGGGCGTCGTGACCGTTTCCTCCTTGAGCAAGCGGAGCTCTTCCTGGACGCCGGGCGGGAATTCTTGAGCCATCGCCGGGGCCGGCTGCATGAGGGCCCACCAGACCAGGACCAGCGCGCGGGCGTAAGGAGTCGGCTCTGGGAAACCGATGAATTGGAATCCCGGTTCGGCTGTAAGGGATTTCCTACAAACTGGATGCACGGCGCACGCTCCTGTTGCCGGCGGTCAGGCATTCCACAAAAGAGCCGCACTACTAGCTAGTCGATTTCACTTTGTCAATGGGGGCAAAGAAAAGGGGTCGGGGGCAAAGAAAAGGGGTCGGGAGTCTTTTATCTGTTGCCGTCAACCCCCTCCCCGCGGTAGCGAGGGGAGACGTCATACCGGTGAAAACTCCCGACCCTTTTTCAACGCCCCGCCCCCTTTTCAGGGCCCTTGTAAGGCAGGATCGGCCCATTCGCCGGCAGTCTTGAACTCGATTGCCCTGGTCTCCTGACCTGTCTGGACAATTCGCTCGAGGTCGTCTGGAGTCATCGATAGAAGAGATCGACTGGTACGGTGAGAGTCCTGCTCGGTCTACCTACCGCAGAAGTACGTGGCTGTGTTCGCACTAGGAGAGGGGGGCCGTACTACCATCCCTTGATGTGCCGCCCAACGTGCAGTTTGAGGGGCACGGAGGCAGCAAGCGAAGCTTGCTGGCGGAGTGTCCCACTCGAAGCGGTTGCTAGGCGAAATTGACAATAACGGCATCGCCAACCCTATTGAGCAGAGCTGCAATATCTTCTGGTCGCTCCAGCATGGGATAGTGGCAAGTACCGAGCGAGAACATCTGCACCTGCGCCCCCAAGTTGCGTGCCATGCGCTCCTGATGCCGCGGGGACAACGCGCTTCGGTCGCGCAGGCATCGGATGTAAGTGCAAGGCACCGATGGCCGGCCACTCCAACGGAGCGGCTCAAGCACCAAAAACCGTGACTCGGCTGTCAAGCGGGCGCATGTCTCCTGGACAACCCGCCGATCCAGACCGTTCAACATCGTGCGCGCCGCGAGGCGTGGCGATGGAGGAAAGGTCGGGTCGCTCGATCGCAAGACAACCCGGCTCGCAACTCTGATGAGGAGCGGAAACGAATCGGTAATCGAACGACCTGGGCGGGGTACCGGGCCAGCGATGATCACGAGATGCGCTATGCGCGCTGGCAGACTCTCTGCCAAGGCCAAGACCACCGTGGCACCGAGCGAATGCCCGACCAGGATGAATCGCCCTTGGTCGGGTAATTCTTCCTGAATACTCTTGACACAGTCAGCGTAGCTCAAGGAATTCAGGTCACCGGGTTTCGCACCATGGCCCGGCAAATCAACCGCCAACGACGGGAAACGCAAGAGCGGGCGCACGTGGTCCCAAACCCATGACGCTCCATGCGTGGGGACAAGAAAAGGGGTCGGGAGTCGTTTCATGAGTGTGCACTATTAAGACTCCCGACCCCTTTTTCTCGCCCCCCGAGCAGCGTCTGAAGCAACACGTGATAGTTACCCTGTTCCAGGTGTTCGATCAGCTGACGGGCGACGGCCAGCCATTCCTGCTTGGTCGAGGATGACCAGAGTTCCGGAAGCTCGATGCCGAAGAGTTGCGCGACGTCTCGAAGTTCGCCCGGCTCATAGTACTCCTGCAGAAGCTCTGCTAGGATCGTCACCTTCGAAGCAAGCATGGCCATGTGCTCTATGTGGCTAACGTGCGGCTAAGCGGTGCCCTTTTGAGCGGTCCGCTTCACCGCTTGTTAGACCGCTCTTTCAATCAAGCAGCAAATGGAATGATCTCAAGCTCAGCCGATGTATCGGCTTTCGAAAGCAGTTCTTCAACTCTTGCGAAGACCGAATCCTCAATCGAATACTCCCTGCACTGCTCGCACTGCGTTACTGGCAGCTGCTTGAGGATCACAATCGTCCGTTCCGTGATTTTGAACGGAAGGTCTGTTGTCATTGGTCGTAGCCTGCTCCCGCAAACTCGGCACTTCATTGCCGTGTCCTCCTCGTTTTCAAGTCTGCCTCCCATTCATTGAGGTCCGGTCGATACGCGGTGACAATGCGGACATTGTCTCCTTCCACATCCGCTGCGAACTGGACATGGAAGCTCTCTGCCGCCAGGACGAGATAGATGGGCAGATATTTGTCTTCTGGATATGATTCAATAAGTGCGTAGCTGTC
Above is a window of Nitrospirota bacterium DNA encoding:
- a CDS encoding YncE family protein, which translates into the protein MGAYRLFAICLVLLLSSASLAAAEILALLNYESKPNQPVRREGIAIMDIDPQSADFGKILMEVPLPPDLVAHHIFFNRDRTKAYITALGKPVLHVVDLTRFPYRLRAINVPECQVLEDLVVSEDNRTWYLTCMGSSNVIIGDAVKDQPLKTVSAAPPAEAFILYPHGIAIHNGIDRVLVTSTVKPDNMTEAGETVTVLEASSGRVLSTHKLAAKPSPAKSAPVEIMFSPKSDPPVVHITNMLEGTLWAGVWDPQAKTFAFHQVDDFGPRQQGMPLEMLYNAKGDRLYVTTAKPGFVNVYDNTDPRQPMFLQAIPAAPGAHHSVLSPDERYLFVQNSLLNLEGMSDGSVTVIDLAKGGQVLGSIDTLKTQGFNPNCIMLLPNHFQQAGAQVSQMMH
- a CDS encoding TonB-dependent receptor — its product is MHPVCRKSLTAEPGFQFIGFPEPTPYARALVLVWWALMQPAPAMAQEFPPGVQEELRLLKEETVTTPIRHEQPISQAPSNVYVITDEDIRHSGAVDLPTLLRRVPGLEVMQMTGADFNVSARGDNQVFANKLLVLVDGRSIYVDVQGSVFWKTIPVTLPEIKRIEVVKGPIEALYGFNAFDGVVNIITKSPEEIKGTTLQVGGGEFGTLTGAAIHAGTQGKLGYRLSIGEDQTQQWDDRHALAFRAYKFNVHTEYALDEASRLVVSGGLVDANRFDGPVTDRVGLNGKFTDGYANIGYERRNFFVRAWWREFDTAADFRTHPGLAGLFVLTDRDGRPIGAFVNNSYNVEAQHAVEVGGGHRLTYGVNYRHNSLSSNIIDRYGREDRLGVYLQGEWQLARPVRLVTGIRYDLHTEINPTVSPRVSLLYTPIPDHTFRATLSVAYRPPTLLETHLDTRAVLPGPVVTTGVPTSNLNPEQIVSYEVGYQGWFLRHRLRLRADLFLNHISDLIAVRTPTATTAVNINEGEADIYGGEAGVEFLATSWLTGFANYAYQEVGQTFTTRAQRGAPRFKVNAGLRAEWANGISAEALWHHYGAAVYPIDPTFATLAHFSAVVPDGRVGSYNLLNLRVAYRFWREKVELAVSAFNALNDRHREHPLGEVIGSRVMAWLTAKLW
- a CDS encoding DUF4258 domain-containing protein, whose amino-acid sequence is MTMRLAGRYLTRKEILEAVDSYALIESYPEDKYLPIYLVLAAESFHVQFAADVEGDNVRIVTAYRPDLNEWEADLKTRRTRQ
- a CDS encoding alpha/beta hydrolase, yielding MKRLPTPFLVPTHGASWVWDHVRPLLRFPSLAVDLPGHGAKPGDLNSLSYADCVKSIQEELPDQGRFILVGHSLGATVVLALAESLPARIAHLVIIAGPVPRPGRSITDSFPLLIRVASRVVLRSSDPTFPPSPRLAARTMLNGLDRRVVQETCARLTAESRFLVLEPLRWSGRPSVPCTYIRCLRDRSALSPRHQERMARNLGAQVQMFSLGTCHYPMLERPEDIAALLNRVGDAVIVNFA
- a CDS encoding YgiT-type zinc finger protein; translated protein: MGGRLENEEDTAMKCRVCGSRLRPMTTDLPFKITERTIVILKQLPVTQCEQCREYSIEDSVFARVEELLSKADTSAELEIIPFAA